A window of the Tessaracoccus sp. MC1865 genome harbors these coding sequences:
- a CDS encoding NADPH-dependent FMN reductase → MRIGYIVGSLSSTSINRSLAKAIGTVLPAGVEYVEVAIADLPLYNRDADVDYPQVALDFKAAVADVDAVIFVTPEYSRTVPAALKNALEWGGRPWGTSVWGGKPAAVIGTSPGGAGTAMAQQHLRNVLAHLDMQVMGQPEAFVQFRDGDLREDGTIQSENLRAIIEGFVGAFITFSGAEERLAA, encoded by the coding sequence ATGCGCATCGGCTACATCGTCGGCTCTCTCTCGTCGACCTCCATCAACCGCTCCCTCGCCAAGGCGATCGGCACCGTGCTGCCGGCCGGTGTCGAATACGTCGAGGTCGCCATCGCGGACCTGCCGTTGTACAACCGTGACGCGGATGTCGACTACCCCCAGGTCGCCCTCGACTTCAAGGCGGCCGTCGCCGACGTCGATGCCGTGATCTTCGTCACCCCCGAGTACTCCCGCACCGTGCCCGCCGCGCTCAAGAACGCCCTCGAATGGGGCGGCCGTCCCTGGGGCACCTCGGTGTGGGGCGGCAAGCCCGCCGCCGTCATCGGCACCTCGCCCGGCGGCGCCGGTACCGCCATGGCGCAGCAGCACCTGCGCAACGTGCTCGCCCACCTCGACATGCAGGTCATGGGCCAGCCCGAGGCGTTCGTCCAGTTCCGCGACGGCGACCTGCGCGAGGACGGCACCATCCAGTCGGAGAACCTCCGCGCGATCATCGAGGGCTTCGTCGGGGCCTTCATCACCTTC